The proteins below come from a single Ictalurus furcatus strain D&B chromosome 27, Billie_1.0, whole genome shotgun sequence genomic window:
- the glsa gene encoding glutaminase a isoform X1 yields MWPFRCSVALKELLKPNRTSPLFVIARDKTSRAARDKVTPATWTGARAPAGGCRRYLCTSSGQTKNDKDAANEKRRKAGILPSLEDLLFYTIAEGQEKIPAHKFTTALKATGLRTGDPRLKECMEMLKITLKTSSDGALDRHLFKKCVQSNIVLLSQAFRKKFVIPDFQSFTSHIDELYEGAKKLSGGQVADYIPQLAKFSPDYWAVSLCTVDGQRHTAGDTKVPFCLQSCVKPLKYAIAVHDHGTEYVHRFIGKEPSGLRFNKLFLNEDDKPHNPMVNAGAIVCTSLIKQGAGNAEKFDYVMNFMKKMAGNEHVGFSNATFQSERMSGDRNFAIGYYLKEKKCFPEGTDMTAILDFYFQLCSIEVTCESASVMAATLANGGFCPITGERVLNPEAVRNTLSLMHSCGMYDFSGQFAFHVGLPAKSGVAGGILLVVPNVMGIMCWSPPLDKLGNSVRGIKFCTDLVHLCNFHNYDNLRHFAKKLDPRREGGDERVKSVINLLFAAYTGDVSALRRFALSSMDMEQRDYDSRTALHVAAAEGHTEVVRFLLEACKVNPEPRDRWGNTPMDEAVHFGHHDVVTILQDYHNKYSPQESRPAGDKETAEKNLDGLL; encoded by the exons ATGTGGCCGTTTAGGTGCTCGGTAGCTTTGAAGGAGCTGCTCAAACCAAACCGGACGAGTCCGTTATTTGTTATCGCCAGGGATAAGACGTCACGAGCCGCCCGCGACAAAGTCACACCGGCGACGTGGACGGGCGCGCGTGCTCCCGCCGGAGGATGCCGCCGTTATCTGTGCACGAGCTCTGGTCAAACAAAAAACGACAAAGATGCAGCCAACGAGAA AAGAAGGAAGGCAGGAATCCTGCCCAGTCTGGAGGATCTGCTCTTCTACACCATTGCTGAGGGCCAAGAAAAAATCCCAGCACACAAGTTTactacg GCGTTGAAAGCGACAGGTCTGCGTACAGGAGATCCCCGTCTGAAGGAGTGTATGGAGatgctgaagatcacactgaAGACCTCATCTGATGGAGCACTGGATCGACACCTCTTTAAAAA atgtgtccagagcaacaTTGTGCTGCTCTCTCAGGCGTTCCGGAAGAAGTTTGTGATTCCTGATTTCCAGTCGTTCACATCGCACATCGACGAGCTATACGAAGGCGCCAAGAAGCTCTCTGGAGGACAG GTGGCAGACTACATCCCCCAGCTGGCTAAGTTCAGTCCTGATTACTGGGCCGTGTCTCTCTGTACTGTTGATGGCCAGAG ACACACAGCAGGCGATACCAAAGTGCCATTCTGCCTGCAGTCGTGCGTGAAGCCGCTGAAATACGCCATCGCCGTTCACGATCACGGCACCGAGTACGTGCACCGCTTCATTGGGAAAGAACCCAGCGGGCTGCGCTTCAACAAGCTGTTCCTCAACGAGGacg ATAAGCCACACAATCCGATGGTGAACGCAGGAGCCATAGTCTGTACCTCACTCATCAAG caaGGTGCCGGAAATGCAGAGAAGTTCGACTAT GTGATGAACTTCATGAAAAAGATGGCTGGAAACGAGCACGTGGGTTTCAGCAATGCGAC GTTTCAGTCTGAGAGAATGTCTGGAGACAGAAACTTTGCCATCGGTTACTATCTGAAGGAGAAGAag TGTTTCCCAGAGGGCACAGATATGACCGCTATCCTGGACTTCTACTTCCAG ctgtgttctATAGAGGTGACGTGTGAGAGTGCTAGCGTGATGGCGGCTACGTTGGCCAACGGAGGATTCTGTCCAATCACAGGCGAGCGTGTGCTGAACCCCGAGGCCGTGAGGAACACGCTGAGCCTCATGCACTCCTGCGGCATGTACGACTTCTCCGGCCAGTTCGCCTTCCac gtggGTTTACCAGCGAAGTCGGGCGTGGCTGGTGGTATTTTGTTGGTGGTTCCGAATGTGATGGGTATCATGTGCTGGTCTCCTCCTCTGGACAAACTGGGGAACAGCGTCCGTGGCATCAAGTTCTGCACG gatctgGTGCATCTGTGTAACTTCCACAACTATGATAATCTGCGTCACTTTGCTAAGAAGCTGGATCCTCGGCGAGAGGGCGGAGACGAGCGG GTCAAATCTGTTATTAATCTGCTGTTTGCTGCCTACACAGGGGACGTGTCTGCACTGAGgag GTTCGCTCTGTCCTCGATGGACATGGAGCAGAGAGATTATGACTCCAGGACGGCGCTTCATGTTGCTGCTGCTGAAG GTCACACTGAGGTTGTGCGCTTCCTTCTCGAGGCCTGTAAGGTGAACCCCGAACCCAGAGACAG gtgggggAACACACCCATGGACGAGGCTGTACACTTCGGTCATCATGACGTTGTGACGATTCTGCAGGATTACCATAACAAGTACAGTCCTCAGGAGAGCCGGCCCGCCGGGGACAAAGAGACTGCTGAGAAGAACCTTGATGGCttgctctga
- the glsa gene encoding glutaminase a isoform X2 gives MWPFRCSVALKELLKPNRTSPLFVIARDKTSRAARDKVTPATWTGARAPAGGCRRYLCTSSGQTKNDKDAANEKRKAGILPSLEDLLFYTIAEGQEKIPAHKFTTALKATGLRTGDPRLKECMEMLKITLKTSSDGALDRHLFKKCVQSNIVLLSQAFRKKFVIPDFQSFTSHIDELYEGAKKLSGGQVADYIPQLAKFSPDYWAVSLCTVDGQRHTAGDTKVPFCLQSCVKPLKYAIAVHDHGTEYVHRFIGKEPSGLRFNKLFLNEDDKPHNPMVNAGAIVCTSLIKQGAGNAEKFDYVMNFMKKMAGNEHVGFSNATFQSERMSGDRNFAIGYYLKEKKCFPEGTDMTAILDFYFQLCSIEVTCESASVMAATLANGGFCPITGERVLNPEAVRNTLSLMHSCGMYDFSGQFAFHVGLPAKSGVAGGILLVVPNVMGIMCWSPPLDKLGNSVRGIKFCTDLVHLCNFHNYDNLRHFAKKLDPRREGGDERVKSVINLLFAAYTGDVSALRRFALSSMDMEQRDYDSRTALHVAAAEGHTEVVRFLLEACKVNPEPRDRWGNTPMDEAVHFGHHDVVTILQDYHNKYSPQESRPAGDKETAEKNLDGLL, from the exons ATGTGGCCGTTTAGGTGCTCGGTAGCTTTGAAGGAGCTGCTCAAACCAAACCGGACGAGTCCGTTATTTGTTATCGCCAGGGATAAGACGTCACGAGCCGCCCGCGACAAAGTCACACCGGCGACGTGGACGGGCGCGCGTGCTCCCGCCGGAGGATGCCGCCGTTATCTGTGCACGAGCTCTGGTCAAACAAAAAACGACAAAGATGCAGCCAACGAGAA AAGGAAGGCAGGAATCCTGCCCAGTCTGGAGGATCTGCTCTTCTACACCATTGCTGAGGGCCAAGAAAAAATCCCAGCACACAAGTTTactacg GCGTTGAAAGCGACAGGTCTGCGTACAGGAGATCCCCGTCTGAAGGAGTGTATGGAGatgctgaagatcacactgaAGACCTCATCTGATGGAGCACTGGATCGACACCTCTTTAAAAA atgtgtccagagcaacaTTGTGCTGCTCTCTCAGGCGTTCCGGAAGAAGTTTGTGATTCCTGATTTCCAGTCGTTCACATCGCACATCGACGAGCTATACGAAGGCGCCAAGAAGCTCTCTGGAGGACAG GTGGCAGACTACATCCCCCAGCTGGCTAAGTTCAGTCCTGATTACTGGGCCGTGTCTCTCTGTACTGTTGATGGCCAGAG ACACACAGCAGGCGATACCAAAGTGCCATTCTGCCTGCAGTCGTGCGTGAAGCCGCTGAAATACGCCATCGCCGTTCACGATCACGGCACCGAGTACGTGCACCGCTTCATTGGGAAAGAACCCAGCGGGCTGCGCTTCAACAAGCTGTTCCTCAACGAGGacg ATAAGCCACACAATCCGATGGTGAACGCAGGAGCCATAGTCTGTACCTCACTCATCAAG caaGGTGCCGGAAATGCAGAGAAGTTCGACTAT GTGATGAACTTCATGAAAAAGATGGCTGGAAACGAGCACGTGGGTTTCAGCAATGCGAC GTTTCAGTCTGAGAGAATGTCTGGAGACAGAAACTTTGCCATCGGTTACTATCTGAAGGAGAAGAag TGTTTCCCAGAGGGCACAGATATGACCGCTATCCTGGACTTCTACTTCCAG ctgtgttctATAGAGGTGACGTGTGAGAGTGCTAGCGTGATGGCGGCTACGTTGGCCAACGGAGGATTCTGTCCAATCACAGGCGAGCGTGTGCTGAACCCCGAGGCCGTGAGGAACACGCTGAGCCTCATGCACTCCTGCGGCATGTACGACTTCTCCGGCCAGTTCGCCTTCCac gtggGTTTACCAGCGAAGTCGGGCGTGGCTGGTGGTATTTTGTTGGTGGTTCCGAATGTGATGGGTATCATGTGCTGGTCTCCTCCTCTGGACAAACTGGGGAACAGCGTCCGTGGCATCAAGTTCTGCACG gatctgGTGCATCTGTGTAACTTCCACAACTATGATAATCTGCGTCACTTTGCTAAGAAGCTGGATCCTCGGCGAGAGGGCGGAGACGAGCGG GTCAAATCTGTTATTAATCTGCTGTTTGCTGCCTACACAGGGGACGTGTCTGCACTGAGgag GTTCGCTCTGTCCTCGATGGACATGGAGCAGAGAGATTATGACTCCAGGACGGCGCTTCATGTTGCTGCTGCTGAAG GTCACACTGAGGTTGTGCGCTTCCTTCTCGAGGCCTGTAAGGTGAACCCCGAACCCAGAGACAG gtgggggAACACACCCATGGACGAGGCTGTACACTTCGGTCATCATGACGTTGTGACGATTCTGCAGGATTACCATAACAAGTACAGTCCTCAGGAGAGCCGGCCCGCCGGGGACAAAGAGACTGCTGAGAAGAACCTTGATGGCttgctctga
- the glsa gene encoding glutaminase a isoform X3: MWPFRCSVALKELLKPNRTSPLFVIARDKTSRAARDKVTPATWTGARAPAGGCRRYLCTSSGQTKNDKDAANEKRKAGILPSLEDLLFYTIAEGQEKIPAHKFTTALKATGLRTGDPRLKECMEMLKITLKTSSDGALDRHLFKKCVQSNIVLLSQAFRKKFVIPDFQSFTSHIDELYEGAKKLSGGQVADYIPQLAKFSPDYWAVSLCTVDGQRHTAGDTKVPFCLQSCVKPLKYAIAVHDHGTEYVHRFIGKEPSGLRFNKLFLNEDDKPHNPMVNAGAIVCTSLIKQGAGNAEKFDYVMNFMKKMAGNEHVGFSNATFQSERMSGDRNFAIGYYLKEKKCFPEGTDMTAILDFYFQLCSIEVTCESASVMAATLANGGFCPITGERVLNPEAVRNTLSLMHSCGMYDFSGQFAFHVGLPAKSGVAGGILLVVPNVMGIMCWSPPLDKLGNSVRGIKFCTDLVHLCNFHNYDNLRHFAKKLDPRREGGDERVKSVINLLFAAYTGDVSALRRFALSSMDMEQRDYDSRTALHVAAAEGHTEVVRFLLEACKVNPEPRDR, from the exons ATGTGGCCGTTTAGGTGCTCGGTAGCTTTGAAGGAGCTGCTCAAACCAAACCGGACGAGTCCGTTATTTGTTATCGCCAGGGATAAGACGTCACGAGCCGCCCGCGACAAAGTCACACCGGCGACGTGGACGGGCGCGCGTGCTCCCGCCGGAGGATGCCGCCGTTATCTGTGCACGAGCTCTGGTCAAACAAAAAACGACAAAGATGCAGCCAACGAGAA AAGGAAGGCAGGAATCCTGCCCAGTCTGGAGGATCTGCTCTTCTACACCATTGCTGAGGGCCAAGAAAAAATCCCAGCACACAAGTTTactacg GCGTTGAAAGCGACAGGTCTGCGTACAGGAGATCCCCGTCTGAAGGAGTGTATGGAGatgctgaagatcacactgaAGACCTCATCTGATGGAGCACTGGATCGACACCTCTTTAAAAA atgtgtccagagcaacaTTGTGCTGCTCTCTCAGGCGTTCCGGAAGAAGTTTGTGATTCCTGATTTCCAGTCGTTCACATCGCACATCGACGAGCTATACGAAGGCGCCAAGAAGCTCTCTGGAGGACAG GTGGCAGACTACATCCCCCAGCTGGCTAAGTTCAGTCCTGATTACTGGGCCGTGTCTCTCTGTACTGTTGATGGCCAGAG ACACACAGCAGGCGATACCAAAGTGCCATTCTGCCTGCAGTCGTGCGTGAAGCCGCTGAAATACGCCATCGCCGTTCACGATCACGGCACCGAGTACGTGCACCGCTTCATTGGGAAAGAACCCAGCGGGCTGCGCTTCAACAAGCTGTTCCTCAACGAGGacg ATAAGCCACACAATCCGATGGTGAACGCAGGAGCCATAGTCTGTACCTCACTCATCAAG caaGGTGCCGGAAATGCAGAGAAGTTCGACTAT GTGATGAACTTCATGAAAAAGATGGCTGGAAACGAGCACGTGGGTTTCAGCAATGCGAC GTTTCAGTCTGAGAGAATGTCTGGAGACAGAAACTTTGCCATCGGTTACTATCTGAAGGAGAAGAag TGTTTCCCAGAGGGCACAGATATGACCGCTATCCTGGACTTCTACTTCCAG ctgtgttctATAGAGGTGACGTGTGAGAGTGCTAGCGTGATGGCGGCTACGTTGGCCAACGGAGGATTCTGTCCAATCACAGGCGAGCGTGTGCTGAACCCCGAGGCCGTGAGGAACACGCTGAGCCTCATGCACTCCTGCGGCATGTACGACTTCTCCGGCCAGTTCGCCTTCCac gtggGTTTACCAGCGAAGTCGGGCGTGGCTGGTGGTATTTTGTTGGTGGTTCCGAATGTGATGGGTATCATGTGCTGGTCTCCTCCTCTGGACAAACTGGGGAACAGCGTCCGTGGCATCAAGTTCTGCACG gatctgGTGCATCTGTGTAACTTCCACAACTATGATAATCTGCGTCACTTTGCTAAGAAGCTGGATCCTCGGCGAGAGGGCGGAGACGAGCGG GTCAAATCTGTTATTAATCTGCTGTTTGCTGCCTACACAGGGGACGTGTCTGCACTGAGgag GTTCGCTCTGTCCTCGATGGACATGGAGCAGAGAGATTATGACTCCAGGACGGCGCTTCATGTTGCTGCTGCTGAAG GTCACACTGAGGTTGTGCGCTTCCTTCTCGAGGCCTGTAAGGTGAACCCCGAACCCAGAGACAGGTaa